A stretch of Rhodoferax potami DNA encodes these proteins:
- a CDS encoding penicillin-binding protein 1A yields MPTSSDTAKHAPSKQTHWLWVALAWIAGLSAAAILSVLTLVALALALAYPNLPDISDIADYRPKLPLRVFSADGDLIGEFGEERRKLTPIREIPKVMTNAILAVEDARFYQHGGVDYVGVIRAGLANVGRAKSQGASTITMQVARNVYLTSEKTFTRKIYEILLTFKLEHMLSKDQILEIYMNQIFLGNRAYGFAAASEIYFGKPLKDVSVAEAAMLAGLPKAPSAYNPISNPKRAKVRQGYIIDRMLENGFITEQEAEAAHAEQLLIKTGPNANPIHAEYISEMVRQLMYSQYGDETYTRGLNVFTTIKSDQQIAAYRALRRGIMDFERRQFYRGPEKFVELPAKGQELEDAIDEALDDHPDNGDVMAAIVLQADSKRIKAQRQNGEVVEITGDGLKPAQSGLSDKAPPNIKLRKGAVIRVAKTSKSGWEVTQLPEVEGAFIAMDPRDGSIRALVGGFDFAKNKFNHVTQAWRQPGSSFKPFIYSAALEKGFGPATVVNDAPLFFDAGVTGGQPWEPKNYDGTFEGPMTLRRGLAKSKNMISIRVLNSIGAPYAQEWVTRFGFEAEKHPAYLTMALGAGAVTPLQMASAYSVFANGGYRVNPWIISKVSEQRGKVLVETTPPALANSERAIDERNAFMMSSLLQEITRSGTAARAQATLKRPDLYGKTGTTNDSMDAWFAGYQPTITAVTWIGYDTPRKLGDRETGGGLSLPVWISFMETALKGVPVSEPTAPEGVVRLGNEWFYEEFTPGAGVSNLGMTDKAEGTKESGTAADEKQKILDLFKN; encoded by the coding sequence ATGCCCACATCCTCCGATACTGCAAAGCACGCCCCCTCAAAACAAACACATTGGTTATGGGTAGCGCTGGCTTGGATAGCCGGCTTGAGTGCTGCAGCCATTCTTTCGGTTTTGACCTTGGTCGCATTGGCTCTTGCATTGGCCTATCCGAATTTGCCAGATATCAGCGACATCGCAGACTATCGCCCCAAGCTCCCGCTGCGGGTCTTCTCTGCTGACGGTGATTTGATCGGGGAGTTTGGGGAGGAGCGCCGAAAGCTCACCCCTATTCGAGAAATACCCAAGGTCATGACAAACGCCATTCTTGCGGTGGAAGACGCGCGTTTTTACCAGCACGGCGGCGTGGACTATGTGGGGGTCATTCGTGCCGGTTTGGCAAATGTCGGTCGAGCCAAAAGCCAAGGTGCTTCGACCATCACCATGCAAGTGGCGCGGAATGTTTACCTGACTTCTGAGAAAACGTTCACTCGCAAAATTTATGAAATTTTGCTCACTTTCAAGCTGGAACACATGCTCTCCAAGGACCAGATCTTGGAAATCTATATGAACCAGATTTTCTTGGGCAACCGCGCGTATGGTTTCGCCGCAGCTTCAGAAATCTACTTTGGTAAGCCTTTGAAGGATGTCTCTGTCGCTGAAGCAGCGATGTTGGCAGGCCTTCCAAAAGCGCCTTCCGCCTACAACCCGATCAGCAACCCCAAGCGCGCAAAAGTGCGACAGGGATACATCATTGATCGCATGCTGGAAAACGGATTCATTACCGAGCAAGAAGCCGAAGCCGCACACGCTGAACAATTGCTCATCAAGACCGGACCCAACGCCAACCCGATCCATGCGGAATACATTTCTGAAATGGTGCGGCAATTGATGTACAGCCAGTACGGCGACGAAACATATACGCGCGGACTCAACGTGTTCACCACGATCAAATCTGACCAGCAGATCGCGGCATATCGCGCTCTTCGGCGCGGCATCATGGATTTCGAACGCCGGCAGTTTTATCGCGGACCGGAAAAGTTCGTCGAGCTCCCCGCCAAAGGCCAAGAACTGGAAGACGCTATCGACGAAGCGCTAGACGACCATCCTGACAATGGAGATGTCATGGCAGCCATCGTTCTCCAAGCGGATAGCAAACGAATCAAGGCACAGCGCCAGAACGGTGAGGTGGTAGAGATCACCGGCGACGGCCTGAAGCCTGCCCAATCCGGACTGTCAGACAAGGCCCCACCTAACATCAAGCTTAGAAAGGGCGCAGTCATCCGGGTGGCTAAAACAAGCAAAAGTGGGTGGGAGGTCACCCAACTGCCGGAAGTCGAGGGAGCGTTCATCGCCATGGACCCGCGCGACGGATCTATCCGGGCCCTCGTAGGCGGCTTTGACTTTGCAAAAAACAAATTCAATCACGTAACACAGGCATGGCGCCAACCCGGATCAAGCTTCAAGCCTTTCATCTATTCAGCTGCCCTGGAAAAAGGATTCGGCCCAGCGACCGTGGTGAACGACGCGCCGTTGTTTTTCGATGCCGGAGTTACGGGAGGGCAGCCTTGGGAGCCGAAGAACTACGACGGCACATTTGAGGGGCCGATGACCCTTCGCAGAGGTCTAGCCAAATCGAAAAACATGATCTCAATACGGGTCTTGAATTCGATCGGCGCCCCTTACGCACAGGAATGGGTGACTCGCTTCGGCTTTGAAGCCGAAAAACACCCCGCTTACCTGACGATGGCATTGGGCGCAGGCGCGGTGACACCGCTGCAAATGGCGAGCGCCTACTCCGTGTTTGCAAACGGCGGCTATCGCGTCAACCCGTGGATTATTTCCAAGGTGAGCGAACAAAGGGGCAAAGTACTTGTGGAGACTACGCCGCCTGCACTTGCAAACTCTGAAAGAGCTATCGACGAGCGCAACGCGTTCATGATGAGCAGCCTGCTTCAGGAGATTACTCGCTCCGGTACTGCCGCTCGCGCGCAAGCGACGCTGAAACGCCCCGATCTTTACGGCAAAACAGGTACAACCAATGACTCTATGGATGCTTGGTTTGCAGGCTACCAACCTACCATCACTGCAGTGACATGGATTGGCTACGACACGCCCCGCAAACTTGGTGATCGCGAGACCGGTGGCGGACTCAGCCTGCCTGTGTGGATCAGCTTCATGGAGACGGCACTCAAGGGCGTTCCCGTAAGCGAACCCACAGCGCCAGAAGGGGTCGTACGACTAGGCAATGAGTGGTTTTATGAAGAGTTCACACCCGGCGCTGGCGTAAGCAACCTCGGCATGACCGACAAAGCTGAGGGTACAAAAGAAAGCGGTACGGCCGCTGACGAGAAACAAAAAATCTTGGATCTTTTTAAGAACTAG
- the cyaY gene encoding iron donor protein CyaY gives MTDPEFMSLAESLLTSIELACDRINDESDADVDNQRVGSMITLTFANRSQIIVNLQKPLHEVWLAAKSGGYHYRWHEGAWQDTKGAGEFFAALSANASAQAGFPLTFSAA, from the coding sequence ATGACCGACCCTGAATTCATGAGCCTTGCCGAATCTTTGTTGACGTCCATCGAACTCGCTTGTGACCGGATCAATGATGAGTCGGATGCCGATGTCGACAACCAAAGAGTGGGTAGCATGATCACTCTGACCTTTGCAAACCGCTCTCAGATCATCGTGAATCTTCAAAAACCACTCCACGAGGTTTGGCTCGCTGCGAAGTCAGGTGGGTATCACTACCGTTGGCATGAAGGTGCTTGGCAAGACACAAAGGGGGCCGGAGAGTTCTTTGCTGCACTCAGCGCGAATGCTAGCGCACAGGCTGGCTTTCCATTGACCTTCAGTGCTGCCTAG
- the lptM gene encoding LPS translocon maturation chaperone LptM: MFNRTRILVSTLSPLCLCVLLTACGQTGALYLPKRPVPPAGVKAPPAAPAAATSPNTSTP, encoded by the coding sequence ATGTTCAATAGAACCCGAATTCTAGTCAGCACCCTAAGCCCGCTTTGCCTTTGCGTGTTACTCACCGCTTGTGGCCAGACTGGAGCGCTGTATTTGCCGAAGCGCCCGGTACCACCTGCAGGTGTCAAAGCTCCTCCCGCCGCCCCTGCTGCTGCTACCAGCCCCAACACTTCTACCCCATGA
- the lysA gene encoding diaminopimelate decarboxylase — protein MSAPQLPGHPHVHYHQDQLQVEGCDLGKLASLHGTPLFVYSKASMLDALAAYQRGFAGRNARICYAMKANSSLAILQLFAKAGCGFDIVSGGELARVLAAGAQADKVIFSGVGKTRTEMAVALKAGIGCFNVESEAEIDVLNEVALGLNLEAPISIRVNPNVDPKTHPYISTGLKGNKFGIAHERTLMTYQRAAALPGLKVVGIDCHIGSQITEETPYLDAMDRMLDLVESIEAAGIPIHHIDFGGGLGINYNGDTPPAADALWHKLLVKLDARGFGQRQLMIEPGRSLVGNAGVCVTEVLYMKPGEQKNFCIVDAAMNDLPRPAMYQAFHTIVPLQYSSIQPSTEVFDVVGPVCESGDWIGHDRALAVKAGDRLAVLSAGAYCMSMSSNYNSRPKAAEILVDGTNSHLIRQRDEFADQIRGEKLL, from the coding sequence ATGAGCGCACCCCAACTCCCCGGACACCCCCACGTTCATTACCATCAAGACCAACTGCAGGTTGAAGGATGCGACTTAGGCAAATTGGCTTCGCTCCATGGAACACCTTTGTTTGTCTATTCCAAAGCCTCCATGCTGGACGCACTGGCCGCTTATCAGCGTGGTTTTGCGGGCCGTAATGCACGCATTTGCTACGCTATGAAAGCAAACTCCTCGCTAGCCATCCTGCAACTTTTTGCCAAAGCCGGATGTGGTTTTGACATCGTCTCTGGCGGCGAGCTCGCACGAGTGCTTGCGGCAGGCGCGCAAGCGGACAAAGTCATTTTTTCTGGTGTCGGGAAAACTCGTACAGAAATGGCCGTAGCGCTTAAGGCCGGAATCGGCTGCTTCAACGTTGAAAGCGAGGCAGAAATCGATGTCCTGAATGAAGTCGCCCTCGGTTTGAACTTGGAGGCGCCCATCAGCATCCGAGTGAATCCGAATGTAGACCCCAAAACCCACCCTTACATTTCGACCGGACTCAAAGGCAATAAATTCGGCATCGCACACGAGCGCACGCTCATGACCTATCAACGTGCAGCAGCTTTGCCGGGATTGAAAGTCGTGGGCATAGACTGCCACATTGGATCTCAAATCACCGAAGAGACGCCGTACCTTGACGCCATGGACCGGATGTTAGATTTGGTCGAGTCCATCGAAGCAGCGGGCATACCTATTCATCACATCGACTTTGGCGGTGGTTTGGGCATCAACTACAACGGTGACACCCCACCCGCTGCAGACGCTCTGTGGCACAAATTGCTGGTCAAGCTGGATGCGCGAGGATTCGGTCAGCGCCAGCTCATGATTGAGCCTGGGCGCTCATTGGTCGGTAACGCAGGAGTCTGCGTGACCGAGGTTTTGTACATGAAGCCAGGTGAACAGAAAAATTTCTGCATCGTTGACGCTGCGATGAACGACCTTCCCCGGCCGGCCATGTACCAAGCCTTTCACACAATCGTCCCTCTGCAGTATTCATCAATTCAACCATCGACTGAAGTTTTTGATGTTGTTGGCCCAGTTTGCGAGAGCGGTGACTGGATTGGACACGACCGCGCACTGGCGGTCAAAGCGGGCGATCGGTTAGCCGTATTGTCTGCTGGCGCCTACTGCATGAGCATGTCGAGCAATTACAACTCCCGCCCTAAAGCGGCAGAGATCTTGGTAGACGGCACAAACAGCCACCTCATTCGCCAGCGCGATGAGTTTGCTGATCAGATTCGAGGCGAAAAGCTTCTGTAG
- a CDS encoding sulfite oxidase heme-binding subunit YedZ, with amino-acid sequence MNKWLLHRLAKPCLLIVLCLPLIHLVFSAFADRLGANPAEALIRSTGDWTLRLLCLTLVISPLREVSKWSGLARFRRMVGVSTFFYGLLHLLSYSWLDMGLDVPDIAADLVKRPFILVGFTAMLLLSALAATSFNAVIKAMGARRWQMLHRSVYAIAVLAILHFFWMRAGKNDFTEVGVYAAILGILLGWRVRRYLRK; translated from the coding sequence ATGAACAAGTGGCTGCTGCATCGACTTGCCAAGCCGTGCCTGTTGATTGTGTTGTGTCTTCCGCTAATTCATCTGGTGTTCTCTGCCTTTGCGGATCGCTTGGGTGCTAATCCAGCGGAGGCCCTGATACGGTCAACTGGCGATTGGACTTTGCGCTTGCTGTGCTTGACATTGGTCATCAGCCCTTTGCGTGAGGTCAGCAAGTGGTCTGGCTTGGCACGGTTCCGCCGCATGGTAGGGGTGTCCACCTTTTTTTACGGATTGCTGCATCTGCTCTCATACAGCTGGCTCGATATGGGCTTGGATGTGCCGGACATAGCCGCGGACCTTGTGAAGCGCCCCTTCATTCTGGTGGGTTTTACGGCCATGTTGCTACTTAGCGCGCTGGCGGCCACCTCCTTCAACGCCGTGATCAAGGCTATGGGGGCCAGGCGATGGCAAATGCTCCACCGTTCTGTGTACGCGATTGCCGTGCTCGCTATCTTGCATTTCTTCTGGATGCGCGCAGGAAAAAACGATTTCACCGAGGTTGGCGTTTACGCCGCCATCCTCGGAATTCTGTTGGGCTGGAGAGTCCGCAGGTATCTGCGGAAATAA
- the msrP gene encoding protein-methionine-sulfoxide reductase catalytic subunit MsrP: MHYHSKSSGFQHPASSEITPQVVYQNRRKLLQTVATGVVGAGLATWASRNAMAQGSGWGSRPGKLAALTTKATSVDGAVTAEKVTPYKDASTYNNFYEFGTDKADPAVNAHTLKTTPWTVEVEGLIKKPGKYALEDLLKLSPLEERVYRLRCVEGWSMVIPWVGYSLSELIKRVEPQGSAKYVEFITLADPKTMPYVGSRVLDWPYVEGLRLDEAQHPLTLLTFGMYGEILPNQSGAPVRLVVPWKYGFKSGKSIVKIRFTEKPPATAWNKAAANEYGFYSNVNPNVDHPRWSQATERRIGEDGLFAKKRKTLMFNGYEAQVGQLYAGMDLKKFF; the protein is encoded by the coding sequence ATGCACTATCACTCCAAGTCCAGCGGTTTCCAGCATCCGGCGTCGAGCGAGATAACGCCGCAAGTGGTGTATCAAAACCGACGCAAGCTATTGCAAACCGTCGCGACGGGAGTGGTTGGTGCTGGCTTGGCAACCTGGGCTTCCAGGAATGCCATGGCGCAAGGTTCCGGCTGGGGCAGTCGCCCCGGCAAGTTGGCCGCCTTGACCACCAAAGCCACGTCTGTCGATGGTGCCGTTACTGCGGAAAAAGTAACGCCCTACAAAGACGCCAGCACGTACAACAATTTTTACGAGTTCGGGACCGATAAAGCGGACCCGGCAGTGAACGCCCACACGCTCAAAACTACGCCGTGGACAGTGGAAGTCGAAGGGCTCATCAAAAAGCCGGGCAAATACGCGCTGGAAGACTTGCTGAAATTGAGTCCACTGGAAGAGCGCGTGTACAGGCTCCGCTGTGTGGAGGGGTGGTCGATGGTGATCCCCTGGGTGGGCTATTCGTTGTCGGAGCTCATCAAGCGAGTCGAGCCTCAGGGGAGTGCCAAGTATGTCGAATTCATAACCTTGGCAGACCCGAAGACGATGCCGTATGTTGGATCACGCGTCTTGGATTGGCCCTACGTGGAGGGCCTCCGGTTGGACGAGGCTCAGCATCCCTTGACCTTGTTAACTTTTGGCATGTATGGCGAGATTTTGCCTAACCAAAGCGGTGCGCCTGTGAGACTGGTTGTTCCATGGAAATATGGATTCAAGAGTGGCAAGAGCATTGTGAAAATCCGCTTTACTGAAAAGCCACCGGCCACAGCATGGAACAAAGCCGCCGCGAACGAGTACGGGTTTTATTCAAATGTGAATCCGAATGTGGACCATCCTCGCTGGAGTCAGGCTACGGAGCGCCGTATTGGTGAAGATGGCTTGTTTGCCAAGAAGCGCAAGACACTGATGTTCAACGGTTATGAGGCACAAGTGGGCCAGCTCTACGCAGGGATGGATTTGAAGAAGTTTTTCTAA
- the ccsB gene encoding c-type cytochrome biogenesis protein CcsB, giving the protein MSALPAESAVISAKNITLELNDSYFRRTWWEWVFAALVIAGGVFAFARYHSAMDVYEKGILLGAVPAAIWLGWLWAPLQRLMLLVAVLSLTGIAAYQGDLVRAETVFGLKYFLSSQSAILWMSMLFFMATAFYWVAVFAKGRADGLELIASRLVWVAVTMALTGTMVRWFESYLLGADVGHIPVSNLYEVFIMFCWMTALFYLYFEAQYKTRSLGAFVMLIVSAAVGFLLWYTVARQAQEIQPLVPALKSWWMKLHVPANFIGYGTFALAAMVAFAYLIKQQATETKWYRLAPLWLLGIVLCFEPIVFRKSSASGLNDYWAVYFGVSALIVAGILLGRRAIAEKLPSFEVLDDVMYKSIAVGFAFFTIATVLGALWAAEAWGGYWSWDPKETWALIVWLNYAAWLHMRLMKGLRGTVAAWWALAGLAITTFAFIGVNMFLSGLHSYGTL; this is encoded by the coding sequence ATGAGTGCTCTACCTGCCGAATCCGCGGTGATATCTGCCAAAAACATCACCCTGGAGCTGAATGACAGCTATTTCCGCCGGACTTGGTGGGAATGGGTTTTTGCCGCTCTCGTGATAGCGGGTGGCGTTTTTGCCTTTGCGCGTTATCACTCCGCGATGGATGTCTATGAAAAAGGCATCCTCTTGGGAGCAGTACCTGCCGCGATCTGGTTGGGCTGGCTGTGGGCGCCTTTGCAGCGTCTGATGCTGCTGGTGGCGGTGTTGTCGCTAACGGGCATTGCGGCGTACCAAGGCGATCTGGTCCGTGCTGAAACAGTGTTCGGGCTCAAGTATTTCTTATCCAGCCAGTCCGCGATTTTGTGGATGAGCATGCTGTTCTTTATGGCGACTGCTTTCTATTGGGTGGCTGTTTTCGCCAAGGGCCGTGCCGACGGCTTAGAACTTATAGCCTCGCGTTTGGTGTGGGTGGCCGTCACCATGGCGCTGACCGGAACGATGGTGCGCTGGTTTGAAAGCTACCTGCTGGGCGCAGATGTCGGGCATATCCCGGTCAGCAATCTGTATGAAGTGTTCATCATGTTTTGTTGGATGACGGCGCTTTTCTACCTGTATTTTGAAGCGCAATACAAGACCAGATCGTTGGGTGCTTTTGTCATGCTGATCGTGAGCGCCGCAGTGGGTTTCTTGCTCTGGTACACCGTTGCACGGCAGGCGCAGGAAATTCAACCTTTAGTGCCGGCACTCAAAAGCTGGTGGATGAAGCTCCATGTACCCGCCAACTTCATCGGCTATGGCACTTTTGCTTTGGCCGCGATGGTGGCCTTTGCCTATTTGATTAAGCAGCAGGCTACGGAGACCAAGTGGTACCGTTTGGCGCCTCTCTGGTTGCTGGGTATTGTGTTGTGCTTCGAGCCGATTGTGTTTCGCAAGTCGTCCGCCTCTGGCCTTAACGATTATTGGGCTGTCTATTTCGGCGTTTCGGCCTTGATCGTGGCTGGGATCCTTTTGGGGCGCCGCGCCATTGCTGAGAAGCTGCCCTCTTTCGAAGTTCTGGATGATGTGATGTACAAGTCCATCGCGGTGGGGTTCGCATTTTTTACGATCGCGACAGTGTTGGGCGCGCTATGGGCTGCCGAAGCGTGGGGTGGTTATTGGAGCTGGGATCCTAAGGAGACCTGGGCTTTGATCGTCTGGCTCAACTATGCAGCTTGGCTGCACATGCGTCTGATGAAAGGCCTGCGCGGCACGGTCGCCGCATGGTGGGCTTTGGCAGGTTTGGCGATCACCACTTTTGCCTTTATCGGCGTGAATATGTTTTTGAGCGGACTCCATAGCTACGGAACCCTGTAA